One Aegilops tauschii subsp. strangulata cultivar AL8/78 chromosome 7, Aet v6.0, whole genome shotgun sequence genomic window carries:
- the LOC109735464 gene encoding retrovirus-related Pol polyprotein from transposon RE2 isoform X1 gives MIQIEFLRQLDVQNAFLHGVLEEEVYMRQPPGFVDPARPHHLCRLVKALYGLKQAPRAWHARLGSALRALGFVSHHCFFFSDLRSRCICWSMLMTLFSSTLPMLLLIVSCLLLLIVCLLLMDPLTSDDATEYRSIVGGLQYLTITRPDISYAVNRVYRYLHAPRTSHWLAVKRILLYVCLTDSYGLLLQPASSCELSAFSDADWAGSPGDRRSTGGYAVFVGPNLIAWNARKQSTVSRSSTEAEYKAVANATAEIIWIQ, from the exons ATGATTCAAATAGAG TTTCTTCGCCAACTGGATGTTCAGAATGCCTTTCTACATGGTGTTTTGGAAGAGGAGGTTTATATGCGTCAGCCACCAGGATTTGTTGATCCTGCTCGTCCTCACCATCTGTGCCGTCTGGTCAAGGCGCTATATGGGCTGAAGCAGGCTCCTCGTGCGTGGCATGCTAGGCTTGGCTCCGCGCTTCGAGCTCTTGGTTTTGTTTCACATCACTGTTTCTTCTTCAGCGACCTGAGGTCACGATGTATCTGTTGgtctatgttgatgacattattcTCATCAACTCTTCCAATGCTGCTGCTGATCGTCTCCTGTCTGCTCTTACTG ATCGTTTGTCTGCTCTTGATGGATCCTCTCACTTCTGATGATGCCACTGAGTACCGCAGTATTGTTGGAGGTTTGCAATACTTGACTATCACTCGACCAGACATCTCCTATGCAGTCAATCGTGTGTATCGGTATCTTCATGCTCCTCGGACTTCCCATTGGTTAGCTGTGAAGCGCATTTTGCTTTATGTCTGTCTCACTGACTCGTATGGTCTACTTCTTCAGCCTGCATCCTCATGTGAGCTTTCGGCATTTTCAGATGCGGATTGGGCCGGGAGTCCTGGCGACAGGCGATCCACAGGGGGATATGCAGTCTTTGTTGGTCCTAATTTGATCGCCTGGAATGCTCGCAAACAGTCTACGGTGTCTCGCAGTAGTACTGAAGCTGAGTATAAGGCGGTTGCCAATGCCACTGCTGAGATCATATGG ATACAGTGA